The sequence ACTCCCTTGTTGTAGCAAGCAGCGATGCCTTGTCTTTCTATTAAATCCAAAACATATTTGTCAAGGTTGGAGTTGGTATTATATATTGGTAGGCAATggctcataaatatatatatgtatgtatacgATTATACGTGAATGCCaatgtgtactttttttttaagggatacGAATCCAATTGAAAGAACTGAGTAATGCACTGAACAATAAGAGTCTTGACCAGTGATGCAAATCTACTTGTTGctaaaaacaaaaggagaaCAAAATTTAATGCATTGCCAAATAGAAATGTGTTTTCAATTCAAAGTGATTGTTACCTTAGTTCCTGGAGGAAGCAATGATCTCAATGCTTGAAAGCTTTCATTGAGTTTCTCACGCCTTTTGCGCTCTGAGATCATATGGTGCAATTGAGTGGTTGTGGGGCGACTTGCTTGGATACGTGCACTAACTCTCATATAATTTAAGCTTTTAAAGAATGCAAATGATCTCTTCATCATGCTTTGCTGGCCTAAATTGGCTCTCACTTGGGTCGTTCTTGGTCCTAAAGGCGAGGCATATCTCTTGAATGCACTAAATTTGGAAACTACCTGGTGACTATAAGGTAAATTTGTGTGGGGTTGttgtgatgaagaagaagaagaaggtgaagtTAGAACATTGAAGATGGCTCTAGTAATTGCAGCAGCTTCGGTTTCGGGGTTTGGGAGCTGAATGTTTTGGAGTCTAGCATACTCTTGCATGGCTGCTTGGTGTGGACTAGGTGTTGGAATTTGTTGCAATGTAGGATTAACAACCTCTCTAAGGGTTTCTGGAAGATGGGTTGTGTTTGGAATGTTGAATAGAAGGGATGAGTACTCGGGGCTATCCATGGataatgatgaagatgatgaaggTGGGTTTGGATCTGGTAGCCTAAGTGGGGAAAATTGCCTTGAGAAATCTTCAGGAAACCAACTTCTCAATTCCTTTTCAATGTCAatctacaaaaaaattcaattgaattaagaaatgaaattttaattaaacaaaagaaCAACGTTATGGAAAATGTGATAATGGGGTTTCTTACCTCAGCAGGCACGTTGGAGAAACCTATCTCAATCTCTCCACTCTTGCATCCCATAAAAATTGCAGTCTGCACTCAACAAACAAATAGAAGCTTTATcatcttttactattttatgctccataaaatagaaagcttaagaAACACCTAATATCACATTTTGTTTCAGCTGTACAAACCTTAATCCCTGCTAcctgtgacaaaaaaaaaaaaaaggcatagaaATAAATCAATATAGCTAACATCGTGAAGAAAAATGAATTCGTTGTCTGATCAGTCAACAAATTAcaagctctctccctctccGTATAACTAGCTCCTCTTATTGACATCAATTAATTACCTGATAGAATTGTCTCTGTACTACTTTTGATGCGAATCTTTGAAGGTGCACTTCTTGCAACTCTAAGTAAGGTCGACTATTCTTGAAAGCGAGTCCTGGAACACATCTGACATacaaaatcaacaaacaaaCCTTAACCCCAAAATCTTATTACATATATACACAAAAGTTCATTTAAAGCGATTGCATATAAGGAATCATGTTTTGATATATTCAGCATCTTAACTAGTATATATGTCGCCTTCTTACTCATTTTCGACCGTGAAAACTGATTGCCGGTACTCCTCAAAAAGCCTCCGAGCTTGAGTCCCAGAAGAAGAGCTAGGTTGGTTGTTTTCTTCATAAAAGAATCCATCCATATATCTTAAGAagctgtttaaaaaaaaaaaaaaaaacacatatataaTCCTTGATATGTAAatcaatatatacatatagagaaaagagagagagttaaatAATACCTAGATGATTGGGGCCAATTTGACCATAGGCAAATGTAAGTGTATGGAATAGATTGCATTATCAACTGAAAGAAGTTGGCACGGCTGCTTTCATCGAATAAGAAGGCCGTGTCCATGACCTTGAGGTACAGTACTTGTCTTGTGGTGGCTAAGAGTACAGATATTTCTGCACGACATGGCTTTGTATTTCTTCTTTGCAACCCTTTTTATGTAGGAGTTTGATTGTTTCGTCCCCGCCGAACCTTCTGTGATCTGAGTCTGAATGCgtcatttgaaaaatatacatgTGTTTGTAGGGCAAGtaaggaaaaatcttgacatatCTAAGTGAGAAAAAGGGGAAGAAGGGTATactagaagaagatgaagaagactAATCTAAGGTCATTTTATGATCTTTGTTAGTTAGGTATTTGTGTTGGGGAACATGACTAGCTATTTAATAGTATAAGAAACAAGCTGGCTCTgtcacacagagagagagagagagagagagagagagttgaaaaGTTGTGCGTGGTGGTGGGGAAAGAAAGCCCTACCAATGCTTTGAGAGGGTGAGtgaaaacaaaagggaaaagacCCCACTATGGTATTTGTATACTActactaagagagagagagatagaattGTCTCTGGCTAGAGAGCTTGAAAAGTagtagtgagagagagaaaattttttagGGCCTTTTGGCTAACATCActggtagagagagagagagagcagcaGCCAGGTAAGGGAAAGTGAGAAAAGTAGTGGTCAAAGTCCACCCTCGCGAGGGTTTGAAATGAGTCAAGGGCGGAAGGCAGAGTGTCGTTTTCATTATTTCGTTTTCTTCCTGACTTTTctgtttttcctttctattattctctcttcttctttagttTCCAAACGTTATTTGGGCAA is a genomic window of Quercus lobata isolate SW786 chromosome 2, ValleyOak3.0 Primary Assembly, whole genome shotgun sequence containing:
- the LOC115978133 gene encoding putative transcription factor bHLH041 isoform X1, whose product is MDTAFLFDESSRANFFQLIMQSIPYTYICLWSNWPQSSSFLRYMDGFFYEENNQPSSSSGTQARRLFEEYRQSVFTVENECVPGLAFKNSRPYLELQEVHLQRFASKVVQRQFYQVAGIKTAIFMGCKSGEIEIGFSNVPAEIDIEKELRSWFPEDFSRQFSPLRLPDPNPPSSSSSLSMDSPEYSSLLFNIPNTTHLPETLREVVNPTLQQIPTPSPHQAAMQEYARLQNIQLPNPETEAAAITRAIFNVLTSPSSSSSSQQPHTNLPYSHQVVSKFSAFKRYASPLGPRTTQVRANLGQQSMMKRSFAFFKSLNYMRVSARIQASRPTTTQLHHMISERKRREKLNESFQALRSLLPPGTKKDKASLLATTREYLSSLKAQVEELNRKNQLLEAHRLPAKEAKEEETSSSNERLIVRTSQVSESTSSEERIVDLQVIIRGECPMVDILIRILEFLKQVKNVSLQSMETNTRIIESSSMNQIILRLRIEGPEWDESAFQEAVRRVVADLAP
- the LOC115978133 gene encoding putative transcription factor bHLH041 isoform X2 translates to MDTAFLFDESSRANFFQLIMQSIPYTYICLWSNWPQSSSFLRYMDGFFYEENNQPSSSSGTQARRLFEEYRQSVFTVENECVPGLAFKNSRPYLELQEVHLQRFASKVVQRQFYQTAIFMGCKSGEIEIGFSNVPAEIDIEKELRSWFPEDFSRQFSPLRLPDPNPPSSSSSLSMDSPEYSSLLFNIPNTTHLPETLREVVNPTLQQIPTPSPHQAAMQEYARLQNIQLPNPETEAAAITRAIFNVLTSPSSSSSSQQPHTNLPYSHQVVSKFSAFKRYASPLGPRTTQVRANLGQQSMMKRSFAFFKSLNYMRVSARIQASRPTTTQLHHMISERKRREKLNESFQALRSLLPPGTKKDKASLLATTREYLSSLKAQVEELNRKNQLLEAHRLPAKEAKEEETSSSNERLIVRTSQVSESTSSEERIVDLQVIIRGECPMVDILIRILEFLKQVKNVSLQSMETNTRIIESSSMNQIILRLRIEGPEWDESAFQEAVRRVVADLAP